A single genomic interval of Zingiber officinale cultivar Zhangliang chromosome 4A, Zo_v1.1, whole genome shotgun sequence harbors:
- the LOC121970327 gene encoding uncharacterized protein LOC121970327 translates to MSTTGDADGAALSIINNTCYTSLYSCSFTYIYIYMHSYNYMYVQYLLLFSGLHLHISRSTKMGRAPCCDKDSVKKGHWSPEEDKQLKEYIEKHGTGGNWIALPHKAGLNRCGKSCRLRWLNYLRPNIKHGCFSDDEDRIITNLYASIGSRWSIIASHLPGRTDNDIKNYWNTKLKKKFSGILTPPRRIKHHRHDRIQLQLHQQQFTDYAGACSFPYAGGALDAAAAAPNNSLIMTLQGLDAALPFSALLGGGDGLHLLQAAEQQQQSCDFIKFGGNAGMDCIGNAAYDDAYLNEVEHGALGLENYLHGGVGGGLEAVDLSGSHDSADELGFNLEEYEMAPMIAAAAAAGSGNLYLDETMLSGSSMCFY, encoded by the exons ATGTCTACTACAGGTGATGCTGATGGTGCTGCGCTAAGTATTATAAATAATACATGTTATACTTCACTATATTCTTGTTCCttcacctatatatatatatatatgcatagtTATAACTATATGTACGTGCAATATCTACTTCTCTTCTCTGGGTTACACTTACACATTAGCCGATCGACAAAGATGGGGAGGGCACCCTGCTGTGACAAGGACAGCGTGAAGAAGGGCCACTGGTCTCCTGAGGAAGACAAGCAGCTGAAGGAGTACATCGAGAAGCATGGCACTGGTGGTAACTGGATTGCTCTCCCTCATAAAGCTG GTCTGAATAGGTGCGGGAAGAGTTGCAGACTGAGGTGGCTCAACTATTTGAGGCCCAACATCAAGCATGGATGCTTCTCTGACGACGAAGACAGGATCATCACCAACCTCTACGCCAGCATCGGCAGCAG GTGGTCCATCATAGCCAGTCACCTCCCTGGCAGGACTGACAACGACATCAAGAACTACTGGAACACCAAACTTAAGAAGAAGTTCTCGGGGATCCTTACGCCGCCGAGGAGGATTAAGCATCACCGTCACGATCGAATTCAGCTGCAGCTTCATCAACAACAGTTTACTGACTATGCCGGTGCCTGCAGCTTTCCGTACGCCGGTGGTGCATTggatgctgctgctgctgctcctaACAACTCGTTGATTATGACGTTGCAAGGCCTTGATGCAGCATTGCCCTTCTCTGCGTTGCTCGGTGGTGGTGATGGGTTGCATCTGCTGCAGGCAGCTGAGCAGCAGCAGCAGTCTTGCGACTTCATCAAGTTCGGAGGGAACGCCGGCATGGACTGCATTGGTAACGCTGCGTACGACGATGCCTACCTGAACGAGGTGGAGCACGGCGCACTGGGCTTAGAGAACTACCTACACGGCGGTGTCGGCGGTGGCTTGGAGGCCGTCGACCTCTCCGGCAGCCACGACAGCGCCGACGAGCTGGGGTTCAACTTGGAGGAATACGAAATGGCTCCGATGATCGCGGCGGCAGCAGCAGCCGGCTCCGGCAACCTCTACCTCGACGAGACGATGCTGAGCGGATCCTCCATGTGCTTCTACTGA